The Bombus fervidus isolate BK054 chromosome 3, iyBomFerv1, whole genome shotgun sequence genome includes a window with the following:
- the LOC139985783 gene encoding ATP-dependent DNA/RNA helicase DHX36: MSHPYGLFPAQRMYPRRRHGDRGESSQSGGSHFERDSRGQGRGGGHPPWLRGKEIGLYYRDKAKEKTKKKETRVIKLPEHLQEKIEHVLDNSKGYYEKLYNNAYTEDTYGVLENKYVHIRDSQFKRKFMNMVSGNMQENLARALLVKSKLERNIELDKILLNEYKTMQSMQEYENMKQFRIKLPSYHKRSRILDLIKENQIILISGETGCGKTTQVAQYILDDQIEQENGSTVRIICTQPRRISAISVAERVAAERAEKLGKSIGFQIRLEKVLPRDRGSITFCTTAMLLQFMQGDPALKEFSHIILDEIHERSTESDFILALLKLIIPKRPDLKVILMSATLNSERFSSYYNDCPMIHIPGFTYPVTEFYLEDILSFTEYQFPASAAIPQDHRKHIKKYKQEQRKRDEFHDVLYPYVRQLIATKKYSKEVIEQLRNPNSEKLSLDLIEQLIRYICKTKDPGAILVFLPGMMDIIKLHKTMLENGQYPRNQYVIYPLHSRMPTVDQKFVFKTPAEGVRKIIIATSIAETSITIEDVVYVVDCGKMKSGKFDLQKNVQTLEPEWVSLANAKQRRGRAGRVKAGVCYHLYSKAREMALDQYPLPEMLRTRLEEVILKIKLLQLGKAKTFLASVMDPPNMKAIDLSLDLLRTLNALDDEEQLTPLGYHLAQLPLDPRTGKMIIWASLFSCVEPVFAIAASLSFKDAFYCPLGKEEDARKKKLELNMNQFSDHIALSEALRRFEIAYKKSYASSFCREYFLSFNTLKLLSEMKTQFAQHLCQMKFMDSENPADINANRNSSNITLVKAVVCAALYPNIAIIRRVTKNGTRAWTPEDGSVTIHPSSVNDKVREYPNPFITYFTKQLSTAIYLHDTTCVSAPILLFTAPKMSIRKERGNYFISLANNQMFACDLQSAQLIQKLQEQFNNMLEYKITHPGTVCWNGFEGDVLNAIIELVSQKDEELGFSDSDIQNCEDDMHDKV, translated from the exons TGGACAAGGCAGAGGAGGAGGACATCCACCTTGGTTGAGAGGCAAAGAAATAGGGCTTTATTATAGAGACAAGGCCAAAGAAAAGACCAAGAAAAAGGAAACTCGAGTTATTAAGTTACCTGAACATCTTCAAGAAAAAATTGAACACGTGTTAGACAATTCTAAAggatattatgaaaaattatataacaatgcaTACACTGAGGATACGTATGGTgtgttagaaaataaatatgtgcATATTCGTGACTctcaatttaaaagaaaatttatgaacATGGTATCTGGTAATATGCAAGAAAATCTTGCCAGAGCTTTGCTGGTTAAATcaaaattagaaagaaatattgaactagataaaatattattaaatgaatataagACAATGCAATCAATGCAGGAGTATGAAAACATGAAAcaatttagaataaaattaccatCATATCATAAAAGATCAAGAATATTAGATTTGATTAAGGAAAATCAGATTATTCTAATAAGTGGAGAAACTG GTTGTGGAAAAACAACACAGGTTGCTCAGTATATATTGGATGACCAAATAGAACAAGAAAATGGTAGCACTGTGCGAATTATATGCACTCAACCTAGGAGGATATCAGCTATATCTGTTGCTGAGAGAGTTGCAGCTGAGAGAGCAGAGAAGCTTGGTAAATCCATTGGTTTTCAAATCCGACTTGAAAa AGTATTACCGAGAGATAGAGGCAGCATAACATTTTGTACTACTGCAATGTTATTGCAATTTATGCAAGGTGATCCAGCcttaaaagaattttctcaTATTATATTAGATGAAATTCATGAAAGATCTACCGAAAGTGACTTTATCCTTGCTTTACTGAAACTAATTATCCCTAAA aGACCCGATTTGAAAGTTATTTTAATGAGTGCAACACTTAACTCTGAAAGATTTTCCAGTTATTATAATGATTGCCCAATGATTCATATTCCTGGCTTTACTTATCCAGtaacagaattttatttagagGACATCCTATCCTTTACAGA ATATCAATTTCCCGCATCAGCTGCAATACCTCAAGATCATAGAAAacatatcaaaaaatataaacaagaaCAACGAAAAAGGGATGAGTTTCATGATGtgctatatccttatgtaCGACAGCTTATAGCTACG aagaaatattcaaaagaaGTAATTGAACAATTACGGAATCCAAACAGCGAGAAATTGTCTCTTGATCTTATAGAACAATTAATTAGGTACATTTGTAAAACTAAAGATCCTGGAGCTATTTTAGTTTTTCTTCCTGGTATGATGGATATAATAAAACTACATAAAACTATGCTGGAAAATGGACAGTATCCACGAA ATCAGTATGTTATTTATCCTCTTCATTCTCGTATGCCAACTGTCGATCAGAAGTTCGTTTTTAAAACACCAGCTGAAGGAGTTCGGAAGATAATAATTGCAACTTCGATAGCCGAAACTTCTATAACTATTGAAGATGTAGTATATGTTGTTGATTGCGGAAAGATGAAATCTGGTAAATTTGATCTCcaaaaaaatgttcaaactTTGGAACCTGAATGGGTATCGTTAGCTAATGCTAAACAAAGAAGAGGTAGAGCAGGCAG aGTAAAAGCTGGTGTCTGTTATCATTTGTACTCAAAAGCTAGAGAAATGGCACTAGACCAGTATCCTTTACCCGAAATGTTAAGGACGCGTTTAGAGGaagttattttaaaaataaaattgttacaatTGGGAAAAGCTAAAACTTTCTTAGCAAGTGTTATGGATCCCCCAAATATGAAAGCTATAGATCTATCTTTGGATTTACTCCGAACTCTCAACGCGTTAGATGACGAGGAACAATTGACTCCTTTGGGTTATCATTTGGCTCAATTACCTCTAGATCCACGAACAG GGAAAATGATCATATGGGCATCATTATTTTCGTGCGTAGAACCAGTTTTTGCAATCGCGGCGAGTCTTAGTTTTAAAGATGCTTTTTACTGTCCACTTGGAAAAGAGGAAGACGcacgaaaaaagaaactcgAATTAAATATGAATCAATTTAGCGATCATATCGCGTTATCTGAAGCATTAAGAAGATTTGAGATTGCGTATAAAAAAAGTTATGCAAGTTCTTTTTGTAGGgaatatttcctttcttttaatACGCTCAAACTACTTTCTGAAATGAAAACTCAATTTGCTCAACATTTAtgtcaaatgaaatttatggaCTCAGAAAATCCCGCTGACATTAATGCTAATAGGAACTCCAGTAACATAACATTAGTGAAAGCAGTAGTATGTGCTGCATTGTATCCTAATATTGCTATTATAAG gAGAGTTACAAAAAATGGAACCAGAGCATGGACTCCAGAAGATGGCAGCGTTACTATACACCCGTCAAGTGTAAATGATAAAGTTAGGGAATATCCCAACccatttattacatattttacaaagCAACTTTCGACAGCGATATATTTGCATGATACTACATGCGTTAGCGCgccaattttattatttactgcTCCAAAAATGTCTATAA gaaaagaaagaggaaactaTTTTATCAGCTTAGCAAACAATCAAATGTTTGCTTGCGATTTGCAAAGTGCACAACTTATTCAG aaattaCAAGAACAATTCAATAATATGTTAGAGTATAAAATAACACATCCGGGAACAGTATGCTGGAATGGCTTTGAAGGCGATGTATTAAA TGCTATCATAGAACTGGTTTCTCAAAAAGACGAGGAATTGGGATTTTCTGATTCTGATATTCAAAATTGTGAGGATGATATGCACGATAAAGTTTGA